The genomic interval CCATTACAACCAGCCCAGTTCTAATCTTGCTTCATCACTCATCATATCTCTATCCCACGGCGGGTCAAAAGTAAGCCGTACTTCTACTTCATTTACGCCTTCTACAGCTTTCACCTTGGTTTCTACTTCACCGAGAATTTCTCCGGCAGCAGGACAGGCTGGCGCAGTCAGCGTCATATAAATATGTACGTTATTATCTTCCAGCATATCAATTTTATAGATCAGGCCCAGTTCATAAATATTTACTGGTATCTCCGGATCATATATGGTATGCAATGCTTCTTCAATCTTGTCTCTTAACAATGGTTCGTTCATAATTATCTCTTTTAATCCTGTGATTTAAAAGCCAGAGCATACATTTTCATTTGTTTTAACATAGCCAGCAATCCGTTGGAACGGTTTGGGGACAAATGATTTTGCAGACCTATGGTGTTTATAAAATACAAATCTGCAGCTATAATTTCCTCTGGAGTATGTCCGGATAAAACCCTTACCATCATACTGATTAAGCCTTTGGTAATAATTGCATCACTGTCAGCGGTAAATGATATTTTACCATCTTTGTATGCTGGATGCAACCAGACGCTTGACTGACATCCTTTAATCAGGTTCTCCGGAATTTTATATTGTGCATCAATTAAAGGAAGTTCTTTCCCCATATCAATGATATTCTCATATTTATCCATCCAGTCTGAAAAGAGTTCAAACTCTTCAATAATTTCGTCCTGTTTTTCGTTAATCGTCATCTGTAAAAATTATATCAGTATAGCGGCAGCTCTTTTTATTCCGGCTACCAGTAAATCTACTTCTGAACGGGTATTATAAAAGGCAAATGAAGCCCTGCATGTTCCTGGTATACCGAAAAAGTCCATCACAGGTTCAGTACAATGATGTCCGGTACGGATGGCTATCCCTTGTTTATCCAACAATTCTCCAAGATCATAAGGATGTACATCATCAATCAAAAATGAAATTACACTGGCACGCTGAGCCGATTTACCAATAAATTTAAGATTGCTGATGTCCGCTAATTGCTCCATTGCATAATTTAATAATTCATCTTCTTTCTCCTGTATAGCATCCAGACCAATACTATTCACGTAATCTATGGCCGCACCCAGCCCGATTGCACCACTGATATCCGGAGTACCTGCTTCAAATTTATAAGGCAGATCGTTGTATATTGTCTTTTCGAAAGTGACCGTTTTGATCATATCTCCACCTCCCTGATAAGGAGGAATTATATTCAGCCATTTTTCTTTACCATAAAGCGCACCAATTCCGGTAGGCCCGTAAATTTTGTGTCCTGAAAAAACAAGAAAATCAACATCAAGTTCCTGTACATCTATGGGTAAATGCTGTATCGCCTGGGCAGCGTCAATCATTACTGGAATATTTTTCGCATGTGCCTGTTGAATAATCTCCCTGACCGGATTAATAGTCCCCAAAGAGTTTGATACATAAGTAACAGATACCAGTTTTACGCTCTCCTCTAAAAGGGCAGGCAGCGCATCCATTTGCAACACGCCATTTTCATCCATAGGAATAACCTTTAAGGTTGCTCCGCGCTCTTCACAAATCATTTGCCAGGGCACGATATTCGAATGATGCTCCATCGCAGAAATCAGGATACTATCACCTTGATGCAGGAATTTTTTCCCAAAGGAAGAAGCGACCAGGTTAATTCCGTCAGTTGTTCCTTTAGTGAAAATCACCTCATGAGAAAAGGCCGCATTTATAAATTGACTCACCTTATGACGTGCTTCTTCATAAGCAGCTGTTGCTTGCTGACTAAGCAAGTGTACACCGCGGTGTACATTACTGTTGCAAGTTTTATAGTAATCCGCTACAGCAGCTAAAACTGCTGCAGGTTTCTGCGTTGTCGCTGCATTATCAAGGTATACTAAATCTTTTCCATATACTTTGGTATGCAGTATAGGAAAGTCTTCTCTGATATTTTCTGCTATTGATTTGCCCATTTCCAGCCTCTTTTTAAATGATTGTTGCTAATGAATTTTCCATCTTTTTATAAATTAAAGATTGAACAAAATCCTTTATTGCTTCATTCTCAATTTTTTGAGTAACATCAAACATAAATGCTTCTACAAGTAATTTACGTGAAGATTCTTCAGATA from Pedobacter sp. WC2423 carries:
- a CDS encoding SUF system Fe-S cluster assembly protein, with the translated sequence MNEPLLRDKIEEALHTIYDPEIPVNIYELGLIYKIDMLEDNNVHIYMTLTAPACPAAGEILGEVETKVKAVEGVNEVEVRLTFDPPWDRDMMSDEARLELGWL
- a CDS encoding SufE family protein, whose translation is MTINEKQDEIIEEFELFSDWMDKYENIIDMGKELPLIDAQYKIPENLIKGCQSSVWLHPAYKDGKISFTADSDAIITKGLISMMVRVLSGHTPEEIIAADLYFINTIGLQNHLSPNRSNGLLAMLKQMKMYALAFKSQD
- a CDS encoding aminotransferase class V-fold PLP-dependent enzyme, whose translation is MGKSIAENIREDFPILHTKVYGKDLVYLDNAATTQKPAAVLAAVADYYKTCNSNVHRGVHLLSQQATAAYEEARHKVSQFINAAFSHEVIFTKGTTDGINLVASSFGKKFLHQGDSILISAMEHHSNIVPWQMICEERGATLKVIPMDENGVLQMDALPALLEESVKLVSVTYVSNSLGTINPVREIIQQAHAKNIPVMIDAAQAIQHLPIDVQELDVDFLVFSGHKIYGPTGIGALYGKEKWLNIIPPYQGGGDMIKTVTFEKTIYNDLPYKFEAGTPDISGAIGLGAAIDYVNSIGLDAIQEKEDELLNYAMEQLADISNLKFIGKSAQRASVISFLIDDVHPYDLGELLDKQGIAIRTGHHCTEPVMDFFGIPGTCRASFAFYNTRSEVDLLVAGIKRAAAILI